A genomic segment from Cyanobium sp. NIES-981 encodes:
- a CDS encoding BrnA antitoxin family protein, whose translation MVSIRYSPEVNDYFKASGAVWQAPMDAVLKDYVEAHSTGDAKGA comes from the coding sequence CTGGTTTCAATCCGATATAGTCCTGAAGTTAATGACTATTTCAAGGCCTCCGGAGCTGTTTGGCAAGCTCCTATGGATGCTGTACTGAAGGACTATGTCGAAGCTCACTCCACAGGCGATGCGAAGGGGGCCTAA